A portion of the Achromobacter sp. MFA1 R4 genome contains these proteins:
- a CDS encoding high-affinity branched-chain amino acid ABC transporter permease LivM translates to MSNNNLKNATVAAVLTAVIVTPVFGLQLIRQGARTSMESNWSLVALAAAAVFVFQLLRPWIAIPFQKLKTGLPTLSAAPAKTHKPLMFLLLAIAVIWPFFAGRSSVDIATLVLIYVMLGLGLNIVVGFAGLLDLGFVGFYAVGAYTYALLYHWGGWSFWEALPFAGAMSALFGFVLGFPVLRLRGDYLAIVTLGFGEIIRLLLINLNTVTGGPDGISGIPKPTFFGLEMTRRASTEGDQTFHEFFGLTFQNQDLVIYLYMMALLLALVTLFVSTRLIRMPVGRAWEALREDEIACRSLGLNPTRIKLSAFTLGAMFAGFGGAFFAARQGMVNPESFTFIESALILAIVVLGGMGSQVGVILAAILLTVLPELAREFAEYRMLMFGLVMVLMMMWRPQGLLPMKRPHVELSK, encoded by the coding sequence ATGTCGAACAACAATCTCAAAAACGCCACCGTGGCCGCCGTGTTGACGGCGGTCATCGTCACGCCGGTCTTTGGCCTGCAGCTCATCCGGCAGGGGGCTCGCACCTCCATGGAATCGAACTGGTCGCTGGTGGCGCTTGCCGCCGCGGCGGTGTTCGTATTCCAGCTGCTGCGGCCCTGGATCGCCATTCCATTCCAAAAGCTCAAGACCGGGCTGCCGACCTTGTCGGCGGCACCCGCCAAGACCCACAAGCCGCTGATGTTCCTGCTGTTGGCCATCGCGGTGATCTGGCCGTTCTTTGCGGGCCGCAGTTCGGTCGACATCGCCACGCTGGTGCTGATCTACGTGATGCTGGGCCTGGGCCTGAACATCGTGGTCGGCTTCGCCGGCCTGCTCGACCTGGGGTTCGTGGGCTTTTATGCGGTGGGCGCCTATACCTACGCCTTGCTGTATCACTGGGGCGGCTGGAGCTTCTGGGAGGCGCTGCCGTTCGCGGGCGCGATGTCCGCGCTCTTCGGCTTTGTCCTGGGCTTTCCCGTGCTGCGGCTGCGCGGCGACTATCTGGCCATCGTGACGCTGGGCTTCGGTGAAATCATCCGCCTGCTGCTCATCAACCTGAATACGGTGACGGGCGGCCCGGACGGCATCTCCGGCATTCCCAAACCCACGTTCTTCGGCCTGGAAATGACGCGCCGCGCCAGCACCGAGGGCGACCAGACGTTCCATGAGTTCTTCGGGCTGACGTTCCAGAACCAGGACTTGGTGATCTATCTGTACATGATGGCGCTGCTGCTGGCGCTGGTGACGCTGTTCGTGTCCACGCGCCTGATCCGCATGCCGGTGGGGCGCGCCTGGGAGGCGCTGCGCGAGGATGAGATCGCCTGCCGCTCGCTGGGCCTGAACCCCACGCGCATCAAGCTGTCCGCGTTCACGCTGGGCGCCATGTTCGCGGGCTTTGGCGGCGCGTTCTTTGCCGCGCGCCAGGGTATGGTCAATCCGGAATCCTTCACCTTCATCGAGTCCGCGCTGATCCTGGCCATCGTGGTGCTGGGCGGCATGGGGTCGCAGGTGGGCGTGATTCTTGCGGCCATCCTGCTGACCGTGCTGCCCGAGCTGGCGCGCGAGTTCGCCGAGTACCGGATGCTGATGTTCGGCCTGGTGATGGTGTTGATGATGATGTGGCGTCCGCAGGGGTTGTTGCCCATGAAGCGTCCCCACGTGGAGCTGTCTAAATGA
- the ugpB gene encoding sn-glycerol-3-phosphate ABC transporter substrate-binding protein UgpB, with the protein MRSHRIALTFAAIMTAFAGASAHAATEIQFWHSMEGALGDRVNGLVDEFNKKNPDYQVKAIYKGNYGESMNAGIAAFRAGNAPDILQVFEVGTATMMYAKGAIKPVQQMSEEAGNPIDPKEFIGAVAGYYSSADGKLVSMPFNSSTVVFYYNKDAFKKAGLDADNPPKTWEELAAAGQKLKAAGQECGYTTSWPSWTQLETFSAWHNVPYATKDNGFGGLDARIAINTPLHVRHLENLAKLGKEGIFMYGGRGDEPNSLFISGKCAMITGSSGLRANIAKNAKFEFGTSTLPYYADVKGAPQNTIIGGASLWVFANKKPEVYKGVTEFFKFLASPEIAARWHQQTGYVPVTKAAYELTKKEGFYDKNPGTEVGVKQLNVETTAQSRGLRLGFLPQIREIEDAEIERIVSGKVSAKDGAENIVKRGNELLEKFEKSVK; encoded by the coding sequence ATGCGATCCCACCGTATTGCCCTGACATTTGCCGCCATCATGACGGCTTTCGCCGGCGCTTCCGCGCATGCGGCCACCGAGATCCAGTTCTGGCATTCGATGGAAGGCGCCCTGGGCGACCGCGTCAATGGCCTGGTCGATGAATTCAACAAGAAAAACCCCGACTACCAGGTCAAGGCCATCTACAAGGGCAACTACGGTGAATCCATGAACGCCGGCATCGCCGCGTTCCGCGCCGGCAACGCCCCGGACATCCTGCAGGTCTTCGAAGTCGGCACCGCCACCATGATGTACGCCAAGGGCGCCATCAAGCCGGTGCAGCAGATGTCCGAAGAAGCCGGCAACCCGATCGACCCGAAGGAATTCATCGGCGCCGTGGCCGGTTATTACTCGTCGGCCGACGGCAAGCTGGTGTCGATGCCCTTCAACAGCTCGACCGTGGTCTTCTACTACAACAAGGACGCCTTCAAGAAGGCCGGCCTGGACGCCGACAATCCGCCCAAGACCTGGGAAGAGCTGGCCGCTGCCGGCCAGAAGCTGAAGGCCGCGGGCCAGGAATGCGGCTACACCACGTCCTGGCCGTCGTGGACCCAGCTCGAGACCTTCTCGGCCTGGCATAACGTGCCGTACGCCACCAAGGACAACGGCTTCGGCGGCCTGGATGCGCGCATCGCCATCAACACCCCGCTGCACGTGCGTCACCTGGAAAACCTCGCCAAGCTGGGCAAGGAAGGCATCTTCATGTACGGCGGCCGCGGCGACGAGCCCAACTCGCTCTTCATCAGCGGCAAGTGCGCCATGATCACCGGCTCGTCCGGCCTGCGCGCCAACATCGCCAAGAACGCCAAGTTCGAATTCGGCACCTCCACGCTGCCCTACTACGCCGACGTCAAGGGCGCGCCGCAGAACACCATCATCGGCGGCGCCTCGCTGTGGGTCTTCGCCAACAAGAAGCCCGAGGTCTACAAGGGCGTGACCGAATTCTTCAAGTTCCTGGCCAGCCCGGAAATCGCCGCCCGCTGGCACCAGCAGACCGGCTACGTGCCCGTCACCAAGGCCGCCTACGAGCTGACCAAGAAGGAAGGCTTCTACGACAAGAACCCGGGCACCGAAGTCGGCGTCAAGCAGCTCAACGTCGAAACCACCGCCCAATCGCGCGGCCTGCGCCTGGGCTTCCTGCCGCAGATCCGCGAAATCGAAGACGCCGAAATCGAACGCATCGTGTCGGGCAAGGTCTCGGCCAAGGACGGCGCCGAGAACATCGTCAAGCGCGGCAACGAGTTGCTGGAAAAGTTCGAGAAGAGTGTAAAGTAA
- a CDS encoding tripartite tricarboxylate transporter substrate binding protein has translation MRNKFFRSLSVAALSVALFGTASAAGYPDKPITFVVPSAAGGSPDVLSRLITTQIARDTGATMVIENRPGAAGNIGIALIKRAAPDGYTVGYGNINTLAVNRSLFKRLPYDVDKDLTPVAHMFDLYNALIVPVDSPVKSVQDLIDRARKEPGRLSYGASGVGTTGHMGGELFKSMAKVDVMFIPYNGGPAAIQDLLGGRLDYLFVNTSEAAPLVKSGKVRAIGVSSLKRLPMMPDVPTLDEAGLKGYETVAWGGVVAPKGTPDDVVASLNAAVQKALQAPEVRQGLATLGAEPATGSPADFKKLIDRETAKWQQIIDTAGIEKLD, from the coding sequence ATGCGCAACAAGTTCTTCCGCAGCCTTTCCGTGGCGGCGCTCAGCGTCGCCTTGTTCGGCACGGCCTCAGCCGCCGGCTATCCCGACAAGCCCATCACCTTCGTGGTCCCGTCCGCCGCGGGCGGATCGCCCGACGTCCTGTCGCGCCTGATCACCACCCAGATCGCCCGCGACACCGGCGCCACCATGGTCATCGAAAACCGTCCCGGCGCCGCCGGCAACATCGGCATCGCGCTGATCAAGCGCGCCGCGCCCGATGGCTACACCGTGGGTTACGGCAACATCAACACGCTGGCCGTGAACCGCTCGCTCTTCAAGCGCCTGCCCTACGACGTCGACAAAGACCTGACCCCGGTCGCCCACATGTTCGATCTCTACAACGCGCTGATTGTCCCGGTCGACTCGCCCGTCAAGAGCGTCCAGGACCTGATCGATCGCGCGCGCAAGGAACCGGGCCGCCTGTCGTACGGCGCGTCGGGCGTGGGCACGACGGGCCACATGGGCGGCGAGCTCTTCAAGAGCATGGCCAAGGTGGACGTGATGTTCATCCCCTACAACGGCGGCCCGGCCGCCATCCAGGACCTGCTCGGCGGCCGCCTGGACTACCTGTTCGTCAACACCTCGGAGGCCGCGCCGCTGGTCAAGAGCGGCAAGGTCCGCGCCATCGGCGTCAGCAGCCTGAAGCGCCTGCCGATGATGCCCGACGTGCCCACGCTGGACGAAGCCGGCCTGAAGGGCTATGAAACCGTCGCCTGGGGCGGCGTGGTGGCGCCCAAGGGCACGCCCGACGACGTGGTGGCCTCGCTGAACGCCGCCGTCCAGAAGGCGCTGCAGGCGCCGGAAGTGCGCCAGGGCCTGGCCACGCTGGGCGCCGAACCGGCCACCGGCTCCCCCGCCGACTTCAAGAAGCTGATCGATCGTGAAACCGCCAAATGGCAGCAGATCATCGACACGGCCGGCATCGAAAAGCTCGACTGA
- a CDS encoding high-affinity branched-chain amino acid ABC transporter substrate-binding protein, protein MKFLNRLTPVAMALGALALAGAAHAADTIKIGIPQPMTGPNTQYGDQIQAGALTAIETINAKGGVKGKKLEPILIDDGCEPKQAVPAANRVVNSGAKFAVAHACSGVTVAAVKVYEEEGIVGITPGATSPLVTDTIKPHFFFRTIGRDDQQGPYAANYIAKTLKPKKVAVLHDKQTYGSGVATQVKDALAKQNVNVALFEGINVGDSDYSAIITKLKSAGVDLVYFGGYHPELGLLLRQSREQGLTVQFMGPEGTANQDLVAIAGPAIDGLLVTLPADFTKLPGNEAIVKAFKDAKRDPDGAFQMPAYAAVQILVDSINAVGEDPAKVADYMHKTTFNTGIGKVEYDAKGDLKDFEFAVYKWDKNGKKTQL, encoded by the coding sequence ATGAAGTTTCTGAATCGCCTTACCCCGGTAGCCATGGCGCTTGGGGCCCTTGCCTTGGCTGGCGCCGCGCACGCCGCCGACACGATCAAGATCGGCATTCCCCAGCCCATGACCGGTCCCAATACCCAATACGGCGACCAGATCCAGGCCGGCGCGCTGACCGCCATCGAGACCATCAATGCCAAGGGCGGCGTCAAGGGCAAGAAGCTCGAACCCATCCTGATCGACGACGGCTGCGAACCCAAGCAGGCCGTGCCCGCGGCCAACCGCGTGGTCAATTCCGGCGCCAAGTTCGCCGTGGCCCATGCGTGCTCGGGCGTGACGGTCGCCGCCGTGAAGGTCTATGAAGAAGAGGGCATCGTTGGCATCACCCCGGGCGCCACGTCGCCGCTGGTTACCGACACCATCAAGCCGCACTTCTTCTTCCGCACCATCGGCCGCGACGACCAGCAAGGTCCGTACGCCGCCAACTACATCGCCAAGACGCTCAAGCCCAAGAAGGTCGCCGTCCTGCACGACAAGCAGACCTACGGTTCGGGCGTGGCCACCCAGGTCAAGGACGCGCTTGCCAAGCAGAACGTCAACGTCGCGCTGTTCGAAGGCATCAACGTCGGCGACAGCGATTACTCGGCCATCATCACCAAACTGAAGTCCGCGGGCGTGGACCTGGTCTATTTCGGCGGCTACCACCCCGAACTGGGCCTGTTGCTGCGCCAGTCGCGTGAACAGGGCCTGACCGTCCAGTTCATGGGCCCGGAAGGCACGGCCAACCAGGATCTGGTGGCCATCGCCGGCCCGGCCATCGATGGCCTGCTGGTCACGCTGCCGGCTGACTTCACCAAGCTGCCGGGCAACGAAGCCATCGTCAAGGCCTTCAAGGACGCCAAGCGCGATCCGGACGGCGCCTTCCAGATGCCGGCCTACGCCGCGGTCCAGATCCTTGTCGACAGCATCAACGCGGTCGGCGAAGACCCGGCCAAGGTCGCGGACTACATGCACAAGACCACCTTCAACACCGGCATCGGCAAGGTCGAATACGATGCCAAGGGCGACCTGAAGGACTTTGAGTTCGCCGTCTACAAGTGGGACAAGAACGGAAAGAAGACCCAGCTGTAA
- a CDS encoding amidohydrolase family protein — protein sequence MTADTLQADFIVAGATLIDGSGGPARQGDLAVRGGRIAAVGGFAHPDGVPVIDGRGQVLAPGFIDSHTHDDGYLLAHPDMRPKVSQGITTVVTGNCGISLAPLSRTQVPQPLDLLGPPELFRFDTFRAWMDALRATPAAVNVIPLVGHTTLRVAVMDDTARAANGAERAAMRALLQEALDAGAFGVSTGTFYPPASAAPTDEIVDVCLPLRGRAGIYATHLRDEADHIVPAMEEALHIGREIDCRVVFSHHKLAGERNHGRTRETLDLISRAAASQPVCLDCHPYPATSTMLRLDRARLASRTMITWSKGYPDATGRDFSDVMAELGLDDEAAVARLAPAGAIYFLMDPADVKRIFAHPLTMVGSDGLPFDPHPHPRQWGTFTNVLRTLVREQQLLTLESAIHKMTGLAAAQYGVAGRGLLREGYHADLVLFDPATVTDAATFSAPIQASRGIHAVWVNGRQVWDGERTSAERPGQVLTPGDA from the coding sequence ATGACGGCAGACACCTTGCAGGCTGACTTCATCGTCGCGGGCGCAACGCTCATCGACGGATCGGGCGGGCCCGCGCGCCAGGGCGACCTGGCCGTGCGCGGCGGGCGCATCGCGGCGGTGGGCGGCTTTGCCCACCCGGACGGCGTACCGGTCATCGACGGGCGGGGCCAGGTCCTGGCGCCGGGTTTCATCGACTCGCACACCCACGACGATGGTTACCTGCTGGCCCATCCCGACATGCGGCCCAAGGTGTCGCAGGGCATCACCACCGTCGTCACCGGCAACTGCGGGATCAGCCTGGCGCCCCTGTCCCGCACCCAGGTCCCGCAGCCGCTGGACCTGCTGGGGCCGCCGGAGCTGTTCCGCTTTGACACCTTCCGCGCCTGGATGGACGCGCTGCGGGCCACGCCCGCGGCCGTCAACGTGATTCCGCTGGTGGGCCACACCACGTTGCGCGTCGCCGTCATGGACGACACCGCGCGCGCGGCCAACGGCGCCGAACGGGCCGCCATGCGCGCGCTGCTGCAGGAAGCGCTGGATGCCGGCGCGTTCGGCGTGTCCACGGGCACGTTCTATCCGCCGGCCAGCGCCGCGCCCACCGACGAGATCGTCGACGTGTGCCTGCCGCTGCGCGGCCGCGCCGGGATCTACGCCACCCACCTGCGCGACGAGGCCGACCACATCGTGCCCGCCATGGAAGAGGCGCTGCACATCGGCCGCGAGATCGACTGCCGCGTCGTCTTCTCGCACCACAAGCTGGCGGGCGAACGCAACCACGGCCGCACCCGCGAAACGCTGGACCTCATCAGCCGCGCGGCGGCCTCGCAGCCCGTCTGCCTGGACTGCCATCCCTACCCCGCCACGTCGACCATGCTGCGGCTGGACCGCGCGCGGCTCGCCAGCCGCACGATGATCACGTGGTCCAAGGGCTACCCGGACGCAACCGGCCGCGACTTCAGCGACGTCATGGCCGAGCTGGGCCTGGACGACGAGGCGGCCGTCGCCAGGCTGGCGCCCGCCGGCGCCATCTACTTCCTGATGGACCCGGCCGACGTCAAGCGCATCTTTGCCCATCCGCTGACCATGGTCGGCTCGGACGGCCTGCCCTTCGATCCCCATCCGCACCCGCGCCAATGGGGCACCTTCACCAACGTGCTGCGCACCCTCGTGCGCGAACAGCAGTTGCTGACGCTCGAATCCGCCATCCACAAAATGACCGGACTGGCGGCCGCCCAATACGGCGTCGCCGGCCGCGGCCTGCTGCGAGAGGGGTATCATGCCGATCTGGTGCTGTTCGATCCCGCCACCGTCACTGACGCGGCCACTTTTTCAGCTCCCATTCAGGCAAGCCGGGGCATCCACGCCGTGTGGGTCAATGGCAGGCAGGTCTGGGACGGGGAACGGACGAGCGCCGAACGCCCGGGCCAGGTCCTGACGCCCGGTGATGCATGA
- a CDS encoding ABC transporter ATP-binding protein — MLKLENIHTYYGAIQALNGVSVEVNKGEIVTLIGANGAGKTTLLMTVCGNPRAREGKITFEGEDITHKETHHIMRSGIAISPEGRRVFKDLTVAENLMMGGFFAKRDEIQAGIDHVYGLFPRLKERASQRAGLMSGGEQQMLAIGRALMTRPRLLLLDEPTLGLAPLVIAQIFDIIREIREQGVTVFLVEQNANKALGVADRGYVLENGRVVLQDTGANLLVNDQVRKAYLGG; from the coding sequence ATGCTCAAGCTGGAAAACATACACACCTACTATGGCGCCATCCAGGCGCTCAATGGCGTGTCGGTGGAAGTCAACAAGGGCGAGATCGTCACGCTGATCGGCGCCAACGGCGCGGGCAAGACGACGCTGCTGATGACGGTCTGCGGCAACCCCCGGGCCCGCGAGGGCAAGATCACGTTCGAGGGCGAGGACATCACCCACAAGGAAACGCACCACATCATGCGCAGTGGCATCGCCATTTCGCCTGAAGGCCGGCGCGTGTTCAAGGACCTGACGGTCGCCGAGAACCTGATGATGGGGGGCTTTTTCGCCAAGCGCGACGAGATCCAGGCGGGCATCGACCATGTCTATGGCCTGTTTCCGCGCTTGAAAGAGCGTGCCAGCCAGCGCGCGGGCCTGATGTCCGGCGGCGAGCAGCAGATGCTGGCGATCGGCCGTGCGCTGATGACCCGTCCGCGCCTGTTGCTGCTCGACGAGCCCACGCTGGGCCTGGCGCCGCTGGTCATTGCGCAGATCTTCGACATCATCCGCGAGATCCGCGAACAGGGCGTGACCGTGTTCCTGGTCGAGCAGAACGCGAACAAGGCATTGGGCGTGGCCGACCGCGGCTACGTGCTGGAGAACGGGCGCGTGGTGTTGCAGGACACCGGCGCGAATTTGCTGGTCAACGACCAGGTCCGCAAGGCGTATCTGGGCGGTTGA
- the livG gene encoding high-affinity branched-chain amino acid ABC transporter ATP-binding protein LivG has translation MSEALLKVSGLTMRFGGLLAVDSVAFEVKSDEVFAIIGPNGAGKTTVFNCVGGFYAPTAGEIIMDGKPITGLASHKVARHGLVRTFQNVRLFKQLTVLENLLVAQHTQVEARLLPGLLKLRGYRQSEAEALSRAAQWLDFMGLREFANREAGNLAYGHQRRLEIARCMITKPRLLMLDEPAAGLNPQEKRDLQSLIDQLRREFGVAVLLIEHDMSLIMGISDRILVMEHGKPITTGTPDQVRNDERVIKAYLGEE, from the coding sequence ATGAGCGAGGCATTGCTGAAAGTATCCGGCCTGACCATGCGGTTCGGCGGCCTGCTGGCCGTCGATAGCGTGGCCTTCGAGGTCAAGTCCGACGAGGTGTTCGCCATCATCGGCCCCAACGGCGCCGGCAAGACCACCGTGTTCAACTGCGTGGGCGGGTTCTACGCGCCCACGGCGGGCGAAATCATCATGGACGGCAAGCCCATCACGGGGCTGGCCAGCCACAAGGTGGCGCGCCACGGCCTGGTGCGCACGTTCCAGAACGTGCGCCTGTTCAAGCAGCTCACCGTGCTGGAGAACCTGCTGGTCGCGCAGCACACGCAGGTGGAGGCGCGGCTGCTGCCCGGCCTGCTCAAGCTCAGGGGCTACCGGCAGTCCGAAGCCGAGGCGCTGTCGCGCGCGGCGCAATGGCTCGATTTCATGGGCCTGCGCGAGTTCGCCAACCGCGAAGCCGGCAACCTGGCGTACGGCCACCAGCGGCGCCTCGAGATCGCGCGCTGCATGATCACCAAGCCGCGGCTGCTGATGCTGGACGAACCGGCGGCCGGCCTGAATCCCCAGGAAAAGCGGGACCTGCAATCGCTGATCGACCAGTTGCGGCGCGAGTTCGGCGTCGCGGTGCTGCTGATCGAACACGACATGAGCCTGATCATGGGCATTTCGGACCGCATCCTGGTCATGGAACATGGCAAGCCCATCACGACCGGCACCCCCGACCAGGTGCGCAACGACGAGCGCGTCATCAAGGCGTATCTGGGGGAGGAATGA
- a CDS encoding aspartate/glutamate racemase family protein, which produces MKTFSQGCYLGVLGGMGPMAGAAFALRLAALTPATIDQQHIPTLLRNDPRIPDRSSAYMAGGENPLPHMVDGVRFLEQAGAQLIAIPCNTAHLWFDEIAASTPLPVLHIIEAVIEDLRRLGLPSGRIGLMGTAATLKLGLYQRHLQAQGYECIVPDDDEVERYCMGSIRAVKGNQLEDAFAPAAECIARLKARGADAVVLGCTELPLAVPHALRASLGVTLTDSIDALARAAIAHYQADQPEQRIAA; this is translated from the coding sequence GTGAAGACGTTTTCCCAGGGCTGCTACCTGGGTGTATTGGGCGGGATGGGGCCCATGGCCGGCGCGGCCTTTGCCCTCCGCCTGGCGGCGCTGACCCCCGCCACGATCGACCAGCAACACATTCCCACGCTGTTGCGCAACGATCCCCGCATTCCCGACCGCTCCAGCGCCTACATGGCGGGCGGCGAGAACCCCCTGCCCCACATGGTGGACGGCGTGCGCTTCCTGGAACAGGCCGGCGCCCAGCTCATCGCCATCCCGTGCAACACGGCCCATCTGTGGTTCGACGAGATCGCCGCGTCCACGCCGCTGCCGGTGCTGCACATCATCGAAGCCGTCATCGAAGACCTGCGCCGCCTGGGCCTGCCCAGCGGCCGCATCGGCCTGATGGGCACCGCCGCCACGCTCAAGCTCGGCCTCTACCAGCGCCACCTTCAGGCCCAGGGCTACGAATGCATCGTGCCCGATGACGACGAAGTCGAACGCTACTGCATGGGCTCGATCCGCGCCGTCAAAGGCAACCAGCTCGAAGACGCCTTCGCACCCGCCGCCGAATGCATCGCCCGCCTGAAGGCGCGCGGCGCCGACGCCGTGGTGCTGGGCTGCACCGAGCTGCCCCTCGCCGTCCCGCACGCCCTGCGCGCCAGCCTGGGCGTGACGCTGACCGACTCCATCGACGCCCTCGCCCGCGCCGCGATCGCGCATTACCAGGCCGACCAGCCGGAACAACGCATCGCGGCCTGA
- a CDS encoding queuosine precursor transporter, with protein MTADVARFPAMSRTQFGISVLCMLAVVVGSNILVQVPLNDWLTWGGLSYPVAFLVTDVLNRRFGPAAARRVVWFGFAAALVVSVWVASPRIALASGLAYLGAQLVDIQVFDRLRDQRWWRAPLASGVLGAILDTAVFFSVAFAASGAPWVTWMLGDLAIKLAVNISMLAPFRALMWNLARPANA; from the coding sequence ATGACCGCGGACGTTGCGCGCTTTCCCGCCATGAGCCGTACCCAGTTCGGGATCTCGGTGCTGTGCATGCTGGCCGTCGTGGTGGGCTCCAATATCCTGGTCCAGGTGCCGCTCAATGATTGGCTGACCTGGGGCGGGCTGTCATATCCGGTGGCGTTCCTGGTCACCGACGTCCTGAACCGCCGCTTCGGGCCGGCCGCGGCCCGGCGCGTGGTGTGGTTCGGCTTTGCGGCCGCGCTGGTGGTGTCGGTCTGGGTGGCGTCGCCGCGCATCGCGCTGGCCTCGGGCCTGGCCTATCTGGGTGCGCAGCTCGTCGACATCCAGGTGTTCGACCGGTTGCGCGACCAGCGCTGGTGGCGTGCGCCGCTGGCGTCGGGCGTGCTGGGCGCGATCCTGGACACGGCGGTGTTCTTCAGCGTGGCGTTCGCGGCGAGCGGGGCGCCCTGGGTGACGTGGATGCTGGGCGACCTGGCGATCAAGCTGGCGGTCAATATCAGCATGCTGGCGCCGTTTCGCGCGTTGATGTGGAATCTGGCGCGGCCCGCGAACGCCTAG
- the livH gene encoding high-affinity branched-chain amino acid ABC transporter permease LivH translates to MSDLIPQLTQQFFNGLSLGAIYALIAIGYTMVYGIIGMINFAHGEIYMIGAYVGLVTLTAIGTGSGLPMPFIIATMLLVAIAVTGIYGFSVERVAYRPVRGSPRLVALISAIGMSIFLQNWVALGQGARDMAVPALVSGAVQFQMGTDFDVTVPYSRIMIIVVTVVLMVALTLFIKYSRMGRASRACSQDMHMANLLGIDTNRVISFTFVMGAILAAVGGVLIAITIGKLNPFIGFLAGIKAFTAAVLGGIGSIPGAMLGGVLLGLAETFAAAYISSQYKDIVAFSLLVLILLFRPTGLLGKPEVEKV, encoded by the coding sequence ATGTCTGACCTCATACCCCAACTTACCCAGCAATTCTTCAACGGATTGTCCCTGGGAGCGATCTATGCGCTGATCGCCATCGGCTACACAATGGTCTACGGCATCATCGGTATGATCAACTTCGCCCACGGCGAAATCTACATGATCGGCGCCTATGTGGGCCTGGTCACCTTGACGGCCATCGGCACCGGCAGCGGCCTGCCCATGCCGTTCATCATCGCCACCATGCTGCTCGTGGCCATCGCCGTTACCGGCATCTACGGTTTTTCGGTCGAACGCGTCGCGTACCGGCCGGTGCGCGGCAGCCCCCGCCTGGTGGCGCTGATTTCCGCCATCGGCATGTCGATCTTCCTGCAGAATTGGGTGGCGCTCGGCCAGGGCGCACGCGACATGGCCGTGCCCGCGCTGGTGTCCGGCGCCGTGCAGTTCCAGATGGGTACGGACTTCGACGTGACGGTGCCGTACTCGCGCATCATGATCATCGTCGTGACGGTGGTGCTGATGGTGGCGCTGACGCTGTTCATCAAGTATTCCCGCATGGGACGCGCGTCGCGCGCCTGCTCGCAGGACATGCACATGGCCAACCTGCTGGGCATCGACACCAACCGCGTGATCTCGTTCACGTTCGTGATGGGCGCGATCCTGGCGGCGGTGGGCGGCGTGTTGATCGCCATCACCATCGGCAAGCTCAATCCCTTCATCGGCTTTCTGGCCGGCATCAAGGCCTTCACGGCGGCGGTGCTGGGCGGCATCGGCAGCATCCCCGGCGCCATGCTGGGCGGCGTGTTGCTGGGCCTGGCCGAAACCTTCGCGGCCGCCTATATCTCGTCACAGTACAAGGACATCGTGGCGTTCTCGCTGCTGGTCCTGATTCTGCTGTTCCGTCCCACCGGGCTGCTGGGCAAACCTGAGGTGGAAAAAGTCTGA